A window from Pleuronectes platessa chromosome 6, fPlePla1.1, whole genome shotgun sequence encodes these proteins:
- the LOC128442436 gene encoding tubulin alpha chain, whose translation MRECISIHVGQAGVQIGNACWELYCLEHGIQPDGQMPSDKTIGGGDDSFNTFFSETGAGKHVPRAVFVDLEPTVIDEVRTGTYRQLFHPEQLITGKEDAANNYARGHYTIGKEIIDIVLDRMRKLADQCTGLQGFLVFHSFGGGTGSGFTSLLMERLSVDYGKKSKLEFSIYPAPQVSTAVVEPYNAILTTHTTLEHSDCAFMVDNEAIYDICRRNLDIERPSYTNLNRLISQIVSSITASLRFDGALNVDLTEFQTNLVPYPRIHFPLATYAPVISAEKAYHEQLSVSEITNACFEPANQMVKCDPRHGKYMACCLLYRGDVVPKDVNSAIATIKTKRSIQFVDWCPTGFKVGINYQPPTVVPGGDLAKVQRAVCMLSNTTAIAEAWARLDHKFDLMYAKRAFVHWYVGEGMEEGEFSEAREDMAALEKDYEEVGVDSIEGEGEEEGEEY comes from the exons ATG CGTGAGTGCATCTCTATCCACGTCGGTCAGGCCGGAGTCCAGATCGGTAACGCCTGCTGGGAGCTGTACTGCCTGGAACATGGGATCCAGCCGGACGGACAGATGCCCAGTGACAAGACCATCGGAGGAGGAGACGACTCCTTCAACACCTTCTTCAGTGAGACCGGAGCAGGGAAGCACGTCCCCAGAGCCGTCTTCGTGGACCTGGAGCCCACTGTCATCG ATGAAGTTCGCACTGGAACCTACCGCCAGCTGTTCCACCCTGAGCAGCTGATCACTGGGAAGGAAGATGCTGCCAACAACTACGCCCGTGGACACTACACCATCGGCAAAGAGATCATTGACATTGTGCTGGACAGGATGCGCAAACTG GCCGACCAGTGCACTGGTCTTCAGGGCTTCCTGGTCTTCCACAGCTTCGGAGGTGGCACCGGCTCTGGCTTCACCTCCCTGCTGATGGAGCGTCTGTCCGTCGACTACGGCAAGAAGTCCAAGCTGGAGTTCTCCATCTACCCCGCCCCCCAGGTGTCCACTGCAGTGGTGGAGCCCTACAACGCCATCCTGACCACCCACACCACCCTGGAGCACTCTGACTGTGCCTTCATGGTAGATAACGAAGCCATCTATGATATCTGCCGCAGGAACCTGGACATCGAACGTCCCTCCTACACCAACCTGAACAGGCTGATCAGTCAGATTGTGTCCTCCATCACTGCTTCCCTCCGTTTCGATGGTGCCCTCAACGTGGATCTGACCGAGTTCCAGACCAACTTGGTGCCATATCCCCGTATCCACTTCCCTCTGGCCACCTACGCCCCCGTCATCTCTGCAGAGAAGGCCTACCACGAGCAGCTCTCCGTGTCTGAGATCACAAACGCCTGCTTCGAGCCGGCCAATCAGATGGTGAAATGTGACCCTCGCCACGGTAAGTACATGGCCTGCTGCCTCCTGTACCGTGGAGATGTGGTGCCCAAAGATGTCAACTCAGCCATTGCCACCATCAAGACCAAACGCTCCATCCAGTTTGTGGACTGGTGTCCCACTGGATTCAAGGTCGGCATCAACTACCAGCCACCCACTGTGGTTCCTGGTGGAGACCTGGCCAAGGTCCAGAGGGCCGTGTGCATGCTGAGCAACACCACCGCCATCGCTGAGGCCTGGGCTCGGCTCGACCACAAGTTTGACCTGATGTACGCCAAGAGGGCCTTCGTGCACTGGTATGTGGGTGAGGGtatggaggagggggagttcTCCGAGGCCAGGGAGGACATGGCCGCTCTGGAGAAGGATTACGAGGAGGTCGGAGTCGACTCCatcgagggagagggagaagaggaaggagaagaataTTAA